CGTGTTTGAGAGCGAAGGTCAGGTGGCCTGCCAGGCTGGGCGGAGGAGCGTGCCGCGGCGAATAGATCCGCCAGCCGGCCTGCGCCAGGAACCGATGCCGCTCGCCGGTGGCACTCAACGTGCGCGGTAGCGGCACGCGCAGATCGTATGCATCGATAAGCGCCGCGTAGCCCGCCGGAGTGGCGGTAACCGGTAAGCGTTGTTCGCGAAAAACCGTAACCGACTGTGAAAAACGATGCTGTTGAGCCAATTCCTTGAATTAGTGTTTCTTCTTCAGTCCTACTCTCGTGCCTTCGTGGCAGATGGCGCTGAGGGTGAGCCCGTGAAAAACGATAACTAGAGGTGAATTTAGGTAACTGAATACCATATCCATGAAAAACAGTAACACGCACCCCTGCCGGTCGTCAATCAAAGTAGTGGGTCACCTGGCGAGCCTCGCCGGCGATGTAGTGCGCGATCAGCGGTTCCGCCACGGGCTGCTATCGCCCGAAGTCCGGTGACGCCGCCAACAGTGCCAGCGACCGCGCGGCTGCATTGTAGGACTCCTGGGGCGTGATCAACAGGCACGCGTTGAGCGGGCTGATGTCGTCCGGCGGTGCCAGCGCGGTGTCGATCAGCCGCCGCCAGGCGCCGCCGTGCGGTGCCGCCGGGACGGCGAACGGGCGTTCGCCGGTGGTTGCGTTGAGCATCAGGTAGAGGTCGCCGGCGGCGTTCGACAGGCAGGCTGCCAGGCAGGACCGCTCCCGTTCCCAGTCGGGTGCGCCGCCGCCGGCCGCGTACCAGCGCACGCCGTCGTCGCCCGGCGAAGGGTCGGGGTAGAACGCGTCGCGGTGCAGGGCCGGGTGGGCGGCACGCAGCGCCGCCAGCGCGCGGCAGAAACGGCTCAGTTCGGCGCCGGGCGCGGTGGGGGTCCAGTCGAACCACGACAACTCGTTGTCGTGGCAGTAGGCGTTGTTGTTGCCGCGCTGGGTGCGCGCCAGTTCATCGCCGCCGAGCAGCAACGGCGTGCCGAGGGACAGGAACAGCGTGGCCAGCAGGTTCTTGCTCTGGCGCAGCCGGATCGCACCGATCGCGGGATCGTCGGTGGGCCCCTCGACGCCGTAGTTGGCGCTCAGGTTGTGGTCGCTGCCGTCGCGGTTGCCCTCGCCGTTGGCATGGTTGTGCTTGGCCGCGTAGCTCACCAGGTCGTGCAGAGTGAAGCCGTCGTGGCAGGTGATGAAGTTGATGCTGTGCGCGGGACGGCGGCCGTTGCCCTGGTACAGGTCGGCGCTGCCCGCCAGCCGGGTCGCGAGGTCGGCGGCGGCGCCGTCGCCGCGCCAGAAGCGGCGCACGTCGTTGCGGAAGCGGTCGTTGAGTTCCGCCCAACGGTCGCCCGGAAACTTGCCGACCTGGTAGGCGCCGGAGGCGTCCCACGCCTCGGCGATGATCTTGGTGTCGCGCAGCACCGGGTCCTCACCGATCTGCTCCAGGATCGGCGTGTTGGCGCTCAGGTTGCCGGAGCGGTCGCGCCCGAGCACCGACGCCAGGTCGAAGCGAAAGCCGTCGACGTGCATCTCCACCACCCAATAGTGCAGGCAGTCGATGATCATCCGCCGCACCACCGGGTGATTGCAGTTCAGGGTGTTGCGGCAGCCGGTGAAGTCGAGGTAGCGGCTGCGGTCGGCGGGGTCGAGCAGGTAGTAGATGCTGTTGTCCAGGCCGCGGTAGGAGAGGGTGGGGCCGGCGGCGTCGCCCTCGGGGGTGTGATTGAACACCATGTCCAAAAATACCTCGATCCCGGCCGCGTGCAGCTCCCGTACCATGTGCTTGAACTCGACGACCTGCCCGCCGGGAGCGGCCTCCGCGCTGTAGCGGCGCTTCGGGGCGAACAGGCCGATCGGGTTGTAGGCCCAGTAGTTGACCAGCGGCGCGGCGTCCGGCTGCGCACCGGGGGCGTACTCGTCCGACTCGTGCACGGGCAGCAGTTCGACCGCGGTGACGCCGAGCGAGCGCAGGTGAGGGATCCGCTCGCACACGCCGAGGAAGGTGCCGGGATGCGCGCCGTCGGCGCTCGGATGGGCGGTAAAGCCGCGCACGTGCACCTCGTAGATCATGCTGCGGTGCAACGGGTGGCGCG
This window of the Spirochaetaceae bacterium genome carries:
- the glgX gene encoding glycogen debranching protein GlgX translates to MSAHRNTFPVSRGRPVPLGATVVGQSTQFALFSRHATAVTLLLYEDAVAVRATAEVVLDRNHHRTGDIWHAEVAGVGAGWCYLYRVDGPFAPRHGHRFDARRLLFDPYARAFTGAVPARQRAAELPATPPRCVVVDAAFDWADDRHPRHPLHRSMIYEVHVRGFTAHPSADGAHPGTFLGVCERIPHLRSLGVTAVELLPVHESDEYAPGAQPDAAPLVNYWAYNPIGLFAPKRRYSAEAAPGGQVVEFKHMVRELHAAGIEVFLDMVFNHTPEGDAAGPTLSYRGLDNSIYYLLDPADRSRYLDFTGCRNTLNCNHPVVRRMIIDCLHYWVVEMHVDGFRFDLASVLGRDRSGNLSANTPILEQIGEDPVLRDTKIIAEAWDASGAYQVGKFPGDRWAELNDRFRNDVRRFWRGDGAAADLATRLAGSADLYQGNGRRPAHSINFITCHDGFTLHDLVSYAAKHNHANGEGNRDGSDHNLSANYGVEGPTDDPAIGAIRLRQSKNLLATLFLSLGTPLLLGGDELARTQRGNNNAYCHDNELSWFDWTPTAPGAELSRFCRALAALRAAHPALHRDAFYPDPSPGDDGVRWYAAGGGAPDWERERSCLAACLSNAAGDLYLMLNATTGERPFAVPAAPHGGAWRRLIDTALAPPDDISPLNACLLITPQESYNAAARSLALLAASPDFGR